The genomic segment CGCCCGCTGCGCCGCCAGCGCAGGCCACCGGGCAGCATCGCGCGCACTTCGATGTCGCGCGCTTGCAGGCGCTTGCGGTAGGCGCGCAGGCCGCGCTTGGCGCCCACCGCATCGAGCAGCACGCGGCACTGCACGCCGCGCGCGGCCGCACGCTGCAGCGCCTCGACCACCGCCTCGCCCACCGCGTCGTCGAACATCAGGTAGTACAGCAGGTGCACGCGATCTTCGGCCTGGTCGATGTCGGCGATCAGCGTGTGCAACGATTCGTCGTAGTCGGTCAGCAGGTCGACCGCGTTGCCGTGCACCGGCATGAAATCGCCCTGGCGCTGCACCAGCGGCACGATCTCGGCGCAGGCGGTGTCCGGTTGCGGGGTCCAGCGCAGGCGGTGCTGCAGCGCCTGCTCCTCGCGGATCACCTGCGAGGCCTCGGCCTGGCGGCGGATGCGCTCGCGCGACAGCCACGGGTGGCCGAACAGCAGGTACAGCGGCAGGCCCAGCAGCGGCACGAAGCCGACCAGCAGCAGCCAGCTGCGCGCCGCCCCCGGCGTGGTGCGGGTGGGGATCCAGCACAGCGCGACCAGCCGGATCAGCCAGTCGATCAGCAGCAGGTACGAACCCAGCAACCACTCGAACAGCATCGCGTCGCCCGTCGGGAGGTGATGGGCCATTCTGCCCAGCAGGGTGTGTAGAGTCGAGCTTGCTCGACTGCTTTGAACCAGCGTGCCGACCAAGGTCGACACCTACCGGGTGTGGGGGACAGTGTGCCGACCAAGGTCGACACCTACCGGGTGTGGGGACAGCGTGCCGACCAACGGTCGGCACCCACCACGGCAATGCAGGAAGTACCCACCACCTGGATGCCAGGCATGAAAAAACCCGCCACAAGGGCGGGTTTCTTCGCGGGGACCAGCAATCCTTGCGGATTACTTGATCTTGCCTTCCTTGTACGGGACGTGCTTGCGCACGACCGGATCGTACTTGGAGAATTCCATCTTCCCCGGGGTGTTCTTCTTGTTCTTGTCAGTCGTGTAGAAGTGACCGGTACCGGCGGTCGAAATCATACGGACCTTATCGCGCTTGCCTGCCATGATCGTCTACTCCTCAGACCTTTTCGCCGCGCGCACGCAGCTCAGCCAGAACGGAATCGATGCCGTTCTTGTCGATGGTGCGCAGTGCATGCGCGGAAACACGAAGCTTCACCCAGCGGTTCTCGCTGGCAACCCAGAAGCGGCGCTCGTGCAGGTTGGGCAGGAAACGACGACGGGTCTTGTTGTTGGCGTGCGAGACGTTGTTACCGGTCTGCACTCGCTTGCCGGAAACCTGGCATACGCGGGACATGGCGCACCTCGATAGTAAGTTGTGTCAGCCCGTAGCCCGGGAGACGGCGGCCTCGGTGGTTGCCCACCACACGTCAAGAGAATCAAAGGGTTACGCTGGCGTTGGGCGGCCGGGGACGTGCTCCCGGGGGCGCCGCCCGGTAGAAAACCGGACACAGCGAGCCGCGCATTATGCACGGGTTCAAGCACTTGCGCAAGTTACCCACAGGCTGTGGCTGAACGCGCCCGGTGGCGGGCCTCAACGCAGGTGCGGGATGACCTGGGCCAGCAGATGGGCATCCTTCAACGCACCGTGCAGGCCACGGTTGCCCGGAATGCGCAGGCGCTGCAGTACATCGTCCAGCTTGTTGCCCTGGCCCGGCCAGCGCCCGCGCGCCAGCTTCAGGCTGCAGGTGATGCGGCAATGCTGGGCCAGCGTGCCGGGAATGCCGGACAGGCGCAGCTCGTTGTCCAGGAAACCCACGTCGAAGGTGGCGTTGTGCGCGACCATCTCGCTGCCGCGCAGGAACGCCAGCAGTTCGGCGGCCTTGCTGGAGAACAGCGGCTTGCCCACCAGCATCGCATCGCTGATGCCATGCACGCGCTGTGCGCCCCAGTCGACCTTGCGCTGCGGCTGCAGGTAGGTGTGGAACTGGCGCCCGGTGAGCTGGCCATCGATCAGTTCGACGGCACCGATCTCGATCACGCGATGGCCGAGCCGATGGGAGATGCCGGTGGTTTCGGTATCCAGTGCGACGATGCGGCTCATGCGTGACCAGGTTTCCTGTTGCGTGCCGTGGTGATTTTCGCACGTGCAGCCGCGTGAGCGGATTCGGAAACGTTGCAGATGCTCACCCCAGCACCTCCACTACCCAATCAATGAACACCCGCAGCCGCTGGCTCATGTGCCGGTTCGGCGGAAACATCACATGCATCGGCATCGATGGCAGCTGCCAGTCCTGCAGCACCGGCAGCAGCTCGCCATGCGCCACGTGCGGCGCGGCCATGTAGCTTGGCAGCGCCACCACGCCCAGTCCGGCCAGCGCAGCGGCCAGATAGGCGTTGCCGTCGTCGAAGCCGACCGTGTAGCGGCCCTGCACCTCGATGCGTTCATCGCCACGCTGCGCGCTGAACACCCGGGCCCGGCCACTGCGCGGGCTGAGGAAACCGACCACGTGGTGATCGGGCCCTTCCAGCGCACGCGGGTCGGTCGGCAGGCCGAAGCGCTGCACATAGCCCGGGCTGGCGTGGAAACCGATTGGCAGCGCAGCCAGCGGCCGCGCCACCAGTGCCGGGTCGGCCGGGGTGCCGCCGCGGATCACGCAGTCGACGTTGTCGGCGATGACATCGACCTCGCGGTCGCTGACGCCGATGTCCAGCTGGATCTCCGGGTAGCGCGCCTGGAAATCCGGCAGCGCCGGTACCAGCCGCAACCGCGCGTAAGGCCCGGGCACATCCACGCGCAGGCGCCCACGCGGCTGGATGGCCGCATCGCCCAGCCCGCCCTCCACCTCTTCCAGCTCGGCCAGCAGGCGGGCGATGCGCGGGTAATAGGCCGCGCCATCGGCGGTGACGCTGACCCGGCGCGTGGTGCGGTTGAGCAGGCGCAGCCGCAGGTGCGCCTCCAGCTGCTGTACCAGCTGGGTGACCGTGGTGCGGCTGACCTGCAGGGTGTGCGCGGCGCGGGTGAAGCTGCCGGTCTCCACCACCCGGGCAAACGCCCGCATCGCCTCGAAGCGGTCCATGACAGGCCGTTATTGTTTGGGATTGGCAATCAATCTAGGCCGATCATCACGGTTTATCCAGACAGCGTAGGGGCGGACGATGGCGTTCTCTCCCACGGGATCTTCCCCATGTCACAGCGCGATGTCGTTTTCCCCACCGGGCGCCAGGCCCTGTACGAGCGCAACTGCTACTCGCCGGCGATCCGATCCGACGGCTTCCTGTTCGTTTCCGGCCAGGTCGGCAGCCGCGAGGACGGCTCGCCCGAGCCGGACTTCGAAGCGCAGGTGCGCCGCGCCTTCGACAATCTCAACGCGGTGTTGGCTGCCGCAGGCTGCACGTTCGATGACGTGATCGACGTGACCGTGTTCCTGGTCGATCCGGAAACCAACTTCGAGAAGGCCTGGGCGATCGTGCCCGAGTACTGGGGCGAGGCGCCGCATCCGACCCTGACCGGCATCGGCGTGACCTGGCTGTATGGCTTCCAGTTCGAGATCAAGGTGATCGCGAAGCTGCCCGCAGACCGGTAGTGCCGGCCGCTGGCCGGCAGCATCGAAAGGCGTGTCGACCAAGGTCGACACCCACCAGGGCAGGAAGTCGACACCCACCGGGGCAGGAGGTCGGCACCCACCAGGGCAGGAGGCCCCCCTGCCGCCCACCTGAACGGGAGATTCCGACGAATTCCCGAAGCGGCCATTGATATTGTATCCGGCGAAAACCGCTTGCTAGCCTCCCCTTCATGCGCCGGATCTCCCGCCACCTTCGCTCGTACCTGCTGATGCTGCTGATGGCGGCGTTCGTGGTCGTGCCGGTGGCCGACGCGCTGGCGTGCACGGTGGAACCGCACGCCAGCACGGTGCACGTGGAGTCCGCGCCGGATTCCGATGGCGATGCCGACGGCAAGCATGTCGGTGCCTGTGGCCACAACCACTGCCACCACTCCAACCTGAGCCTGCCGGCACACACGCTTGCCGCCTTCGGCGCGCCGCTGCCGGCGCGCTGGATGAATGCAGGCGATGCGGCGACCTATGCGGTCGCCCAGGATGAATTGACGCGTCCTCCCCGGGCGTGAGTTGAGCGCGTCCCGCGATTGCGGGCTCCCGTTTCACTCACAACCGGAATCCCCCTATGTCGATCCTGACACCTCGGTCGCCGCGCGCGGCCAGGCTGGTCGTCGCTGTGCTGCTGGGCCTGGCCCCGGCGGCATCGGTGATGGCGCAAGCCGCCCCTTCCTACGACACCCTGCTTGAACGCCTGGACCAGCTGCCCGGCACCCGTGTGGGCACGGCACTGGCCGAGGCCGCCGATGCGCGCGCCGACCAGGCCCGTGCGTTGCCCAACCCTTCCCTTTCCTACTCGGCCGAAAATGCCTGGGGCACCGGCTCCTATGGCGGCATGGGCAAGGCCGACACCGTGCTCACCCTGTCCCAGCCGCTGGAGGTCTGGGGCCAACGAGGCGCGCGCGTCCGGGCCGCCCGGGCCGAGGCACAGGCCGCTGCCCTGCGTGGTTCGCAGAGCCGCAGTGATGTCGCCAGTCAACTGGCGGTGGTCTACGCACAGGCGGAAAGTGCATTGCGTCGTTACACCCTCGCCAGCGAAGCGCTCGCGCTGACCCGCGATGATGCGGCCGCCGTCAACGCGATGGTCAAGCAGGGACGCGAACCGCAGCTGCGCGCGGTGCAGGCGCAGAGCGAAGTGGCCAATGCCACGGCGTCGCTGGATGAAGCACAGGCGTTCCGCGACGCGGCGCTGGCGCGGCTGGCCGGTGCCGCGTTGCTGGATGCGCCGGTGCAGTCGATCGACAACAGCCTGCTCGACCGCGCCCCGCCGCTGCCGCGTGGCGCCACCGACGCCGCACTGGCGGTGCGTATCGCCGAAGCGGAAGCCGATGCGGCCGGCAAGCTGGTCGAGGTGGAGCGCAAGCGCGCCCTGCCCGACCTCAGCGTCACTGCCGCGCAGACCCGCTTCCGCGAAGGTGGCGAGCGTGCCTACAACCTCGGGGTCAGCCTCAGCATCCCGCTGTTCGACCGCAACCGCGGTGGCATCCGCGCCGCCAATGCCGACCAGCGCGCGGCCGAGGCACGCCTGGACCAGCAGCGCCGCGACAGCGAGGCCGAACGCCTGTCCGCCGTGGCCGGGCTGAAGGCGGCCGGCAGCCGTACCCGCGCCGCCGATGAAAGCGTGGTCGCCGCCGAAGAGGCGTATCGCCTCGCACGCGTCGGCTTCGACGCCGGACGCATCTCGCAGCTGGAACTGCGCAGCACGCGCAGCGCTCTCATCGCCGCCCGCGGCACCGCCGTGGACGCGCGCCTGTCGCGCGTCGGCGCCGAAATCGATCTTGCCCGCCTGGAAGGGCGCGCACCCTTTGTGGAGGCCCCATGACTCTCTCCCGTTCCTTCCCCCTGATCGGCGGCCTCCTGCTGACCGTGTTCCTGGCCGGCTGCGCCGGCAATGCGCAGACGCCCGAAGCGGCCGACGCCACCGCCGCCAAGGCCGGTACCGACGATGGCCACGGCCACGCCGCCGACAGCAAGGAAGCCAAGGCAGAAGCGGCCAAAGCACCCGCCGACGCCGATGAAGGCGTAGTGCAGCTGACCCCGGAACAGATCAAGGCGTCCGGTATCGAGGTGGTCGCCGTCGGCCGCGGCGGTGGCGGTTCGACCCGCCTGTCCGGCCGGGTCGAACCGTCGGTAGGCGCACGTGCCTCGGTCGCCTCCACGGTGACCGGCCGCGTCGAACGCGTGCTGGTCGCGCCGGGCACGGCGGTGAAGCAGAACCAGGCGCTGGCCATCGTGGTCAGTGGCGAAGCTGCGGTGTTCCGCGCCAATGCGCTGGCTGCGTCGGCCGAAGCCGAGGCCGCGCGCCTGGCCTATGGCCGCGACAAGGCACTGGTCGACCAGGGCGTGGTCGCCCGCCAGGAGCTGGAAGCCTCGCGCGCCCGCTCGCTGGCGGCACAGGCCCAGGCTGCGGCCGCACAGGCCCAGGCCGCCGCCAACGGTGCGCCCGATGCCAGTGGCCGCGTGCGCATCACCAGCCCGGTGGCCGGCATCGTCGGCAACGTGCAGGTCACTCCCGGTGGCGTGGTTGCCGCCGGCAGCGCGGTGGCCGACGTCGCCGATCCGGCGATGAACGAGCTGGTGTTCACCGCGCCGCCGGCGCTGGCCGCGCAGGTCACGCCGGGCATGACGCTGGAAGTGAGCGTGCCGGGTGGCAGCTTCACCGCCACCGTTACCGGTTCGGCCGCCGATGTGCGCCAGCAGGGCGGTGTGGCGGTGATCCGTGCCACGCCGGTGGACGCTTCGCTGCCGCCGGCCGGTTCGCCGGTCTCGGCGGTGGTGGTTACCGAGGGCCAGGACGGTTCGCTCAGCGTGCCCGCCGATGCGGTGCAGAACGTTGATGGCAGCAGCGCGGTGTTCGTTGCCGTCGACGGCGGCTTCAAGGCACAGCCGGTACTGGCCGGGCGTCGGGCCGGCGACCGCATCGAGATCCTCGGCGGGCTGACCGGCAGCGAGCGCATCGTCGGCGCCAACGCCTTCCTGCTCAAGGCCGAACTGGCCAAGGGCGAAGCCGAGCACGGCCACTGAGGAGGCGACCATGTTCAAGCTGATCATTGAAACAGCGGTGCGCCACCGCTGGCTGGTGGTGTTCATGGCGGTGCTGATCGCTGCCGTGGGCCTGTTCCAGCTGGGCAAGCTGCCGATCGACGCGGTGCCGGACATCACCAACCGCCAGGTGCAGATCAACACGGTGGCACCGGCGCTGACCCCGGAACAGATCGAACGGCAGGTGACCTACCCGCTGGAAACCGCGCTGGCCGGCATTCCCGGCCTGACCACCACGCGCTCGCTGTCGCGCAATGGCTTCTCGCAGGTCACCGCGATCTTCACCGATGCGACCGACATCTACTTCGCCCGCCAGCAGGTGGCCGAGCGTATGCGCGAAGCATCCGAAGACCTGCCCGATGGCGCGTCGCCGATGCTGTCGCCGGTCACCACCGGCCTCGGCGAAGTGCTGATGTGGACGGTGGACTTCACCACCTTCGATCCGGCCAGGCTGGCCAAGCCCGGTGAAGCGGGCTGGCAGGCCGGCGAGGTCTACCGCACGCCGGAAGGCAACCTGCTGCGCACGCCGGAAGAACGCGCCACCTACCTGCGCACCGTGCAGGACTGGATCATCGCGCCGCAGATGCGTTCCAGCCCGGGGCTGGCCGGCGTCGATACGGTCGGCGGCTACGTCAAGGAGTACGGCGTGCATCCGGACAGCGCGCGGCTGGCCGCACATGGCCTCGGCCTGGCCGACCTGGTCACCGCGCTGCAGCGTTCCAACGTGCAGGCCGGTGCCGGTTTCGTGCAGCGTGCCGGCGAAGGCCTGGTGGTGCGTGCCGATGGCCTGGCGCTGACCACCGAGGACCTGGCACAGGCCCCGGTGGCCACCCGCAATGGCGTGGTGGTGCGCGTGGCCGATGTGGCCGAAGTCGAACTTAGCCGCGCACCACGCCTGGGCGCAGCCAGCCGCAATGGCCATGAAGCCGTGCTGGGTACCGCGCTGATGATTGCCGGCGGCAACAGCCGCACCGTGGCGCAGGCCGCTGCCGCACGCCTTGAACAGGTGAACACATCGCTGCCGGCCGACATCGTGGCGGCACCGGTGCTGGACCGCAGCGTGCTAGTCAATTCCACCATCAAGACCGTGGCCAAGAACCTCACCGAGGGCGCGCTGCTGGTGGTGGTGGTGCTGTTCCTGCTGCTGGGCAACCTGCGTGCGGCGACGATCACCGCGCTGGTGATTCCGCTGTCGTTCCTGTTCGCGGTGATCGGCATGAACCGCTTCGGCATCAGCGGCAACCTGATGAGCCTGGGCGCACTGGACTTCGGCATCCTGGTGGACGGTGCGGTCATCGTGGTCGAGTCGACCCTGCTGATGCTGGGCCAGCGCCGCGCCGAACTGGGCCGTGCGCTGACCGCGATGGAACGGCTGCGCGTGGCCGCCGATTCGGCCATGAAGATGGCGCGCCCTGCGGCCTTCGGCCAGTTGATCATCCTGCTGGTGTTCGCGCCGATCCTCACCCTGGAAGGCGTGGAGGGCAAGACCTTCCACCCGATGGCGGCCACCTTCATGCTGGCCCTGGTCGGTGCCTTCATCTTCTCCTTCACCTTCGTGCCGGCGATGGCCGCGCTGCTGGTGCGCGAGCCGAAGGTGAAGGACGGCGATGCGCATGCGAACGACGGTGAGCACGAGACCAAACTGATCCGCGTGCTGCGTGCGCGCATCGAACCGGTGGTGCGCAAGGCCGTGGCGCATCCGCGCACGGTGCTGGCCGGTGCGGTGATGATGGTGGTGGTGGGCATCGGTTCGTTCTCGCTGCTGGGCCGCGAGTTCATGCCGACGCTGGACGAAGGCAACGTGGCGATGCAGGCCCTGCGCGTGCCGTCGACTTCGCTGGAGCAGTCGCTGGCGATGCAGCTGGCACTGGAAAAGGCGATTGCCAAGCAGCCGGAAGTAGAAACCGTGTTCTCGCGCACCGGTACCGCCGAGGCGGCCATCGATCCGATGCCGACCAACATCTCCGACAGCGTGATCGTGCTGAAGCCACGAAAGGACTGGCCGGATCCGACGCTGGGCAAGGACGCGCTGGTGGCACGCTTCGAAACGCTGGCCGGGCAGCAGCTGGGCAACAGCTTCGAGTTCAGCCAGCCGATCGAGCTGCGCTTCAACGAGCTGATTTCCGGCGTGCGTACCGACCTGGCGGTGATGATCTTCGGCGATGACTTCAGCCAGCTGCAGAAGGTGGCCGACCAGGTGGCGTTGAAGCTGCGTGCGGTGGAGGGCGCGGCCGACGTGCGGGTGGAGCAGATCTCCGGCCTGCCCACGCTGAACGTGGCCATCGACCACGTGGCGGCGGCGCAGTACGGGCTGACCGCGGCGGATGTGAGTGATGCGCTGTCCACCGGCATTGGTGGTACGGCAGCCGGCAAGATCTTCGAAGGTGATCGCCGCTTCAACGTGGTGGTGCGCCTGGACGATGCCTCGCGCAACGATCCGGACCAGCTGGCTTCGTTGCCGATCGCTACGCCGTCGGGACTGGTGATTCCGCTGTCGTCGGTCGCGCGCATCACGGTCAGCGAAGGACCGAACCAGATCAGCCGCAACAACGGCAGCCGCCGCGTGGTGGTGCAGGCCAACGTACGCGGGCGTGACCTGGGCGGCTTCGTCGGCGAGGCACAGGCGGCGGTGGCCGACGTGGCACTGCCTCCGGGCGCCTACCTGACCTGGGGTGGCCAGTTCGAGAACCTGCAGCGCGCGGAGAAGCGGCTGGCAACGGTGGTGCCGGTGGTGTTCCTGCTGATCGGCAGCCTGCTGTTCATGGCCCTGCGCAGCGGCAAGGAAGCCATTCTGGTGTTCAGCTGCGTGCCGTTGGCGCTGGTCGGCGGCATTCTCG from the Stenotrophomonas maltophilia genome contains:
- the rpmG gene encoding 50S ribosomal protein L33, which gives rise to MMAGKRDKVRMISTAGTGHFYTTDKNKKNTPGKMEFSKYDPVVRKHVPYKEGKIK
- the rpmB gene encoding 50S ribosomal protein L28 codes for the protein MSRVCQVSGKRVQTGNNVSHANNKTRRRFLPNLHERRFWVASENRWVKLRVSAHALRTIDKNGIDSVLAELRARGEKV
- the dnaQ gene encoding DNA polymerase III subunit epsilon — its product is MSRIVALDTETTGISHRLGHRVIEIGAVELIDGQLTGRQFHTYLQPQRKVDWGAQRVHGISDAMLVGKPLFSSKAAELLAFLRGSEMVAHNATFDVGFLDNELRLSGIPGTLAQHCRITCSLKLARGRWPGQGNKLDDVLQRLRIPGNRGLHGALKDAHLLAQVIPHLR
- a CDS encoding LysR family transcriptional regulator, whose amino-acid sequence is MDRFEAMRAFARVVETGSFTRAAHTLQVSRTTVTQLVQQLEAHLRLRLLNRTTRRVSVTADGAAYYPRIARLLAELEEVEGGLGDAAIQPRGRLRVDVPGPYARLRLVPALPDFQARYPEIQLDIGVSDREVDVIADNVDCVIRGGTPADPALVARPLAALPIGFHASPGYVQRFGLPTDPRALEGPDHHVVGFLSPRSGRARVFSAQRGDERIEVQGRYTVGFDDGNAYLAAALAGLGVVALPSYMAAPHVAHGELLPVLQDWQLPSMPMHVMFPPNRHMSQRLRVFIDWVVEVLG
- a CDS encoding RidA family protein: MSQRDVVFPTGRQALYERNCYSPAIRSDGFLFVSGQVGSREDGSPEPDFEAQVRRAFDNLNAVLAAAGCTFDDVIDVTVFLVDPETNFEKAWAIVPEYWGEAPHPTLTGIGVTWLYGFQFEIKVIAKLPADR
- a CDS encoding TolC family protein, which codes for MSILTPRSPRAARLVVAVLLGLAPAASVMAQAAPSYDTLLERLDQLPGTRVGTALAEAADARADQARALPNPSLSYSAENAWGTGSYGGMGKADTVLTLSQPLEVWGQRGARVRAARAEAQAAALRGSQSRSDVASQLAVVYAQAESALRRYTLASEALALTRDDAAAVNAMVKQGREPQLRAVQAQSEVANATASLDEAQAFRDAALARLAGAALLDAPVQSIDNSLLDRAPPLPRGATDAALAVRIAEAEADAAGKLVEVERKRALPDLSVTAAQTRFREGGERAYNLGVSLSIPLFDRNRGGIRAANADQRAAEARLDQQRRDSEAERLSAVAGLKAAGSRTRAADESVVAAEEAYRLARVGFDAGRISQLELRSTRSALIAARGTAVDARLSRVGAEIDLARLEGRAPFVEAP
- a CDS encoding efflux RND transporter periplasmic adaptor subunit translates to MTLSRSFPLIGGLLLTVFLAGCAGNAQTPEAADATAAKAGTDDGHGHAADSKEAKAEAAKAPADADEGVVQLTPEQIKASGIEVVAVGRGGGGSTRLSGRVEPSVGARASVASTVTGRVERVLVAPGTAVKQNQALAIVVSGEAAVFRANALAASAEAEAARLAYGRDKALVDQGVVARQELEASRARSLAAQAQAAAAQAQAAANGAPDASGRVRITSPVAGIVGNVQVTPGGVVAAGSAVADVADPAMNELVFTAPPALAAQVTPGMTLEVSVPGGSFTATVTGSAADVRQQGGVAVIRATPVDASLPPAGSPVSAVVVTEGQDGSLSVPADAVQNVDGSSAVFVAVDGGFKAQPVLAGRRAGDRIEILGGLTGSERIVGANAFLLKAELAKGEAEHGH
- a CDS encoding efflux RND transporter permease subunit produces the protein MFKLIIETAVRHRWLVVFMAVLIAAVGLFQLGKLPIDAVPDITNRQVQINTVAPALTPEQIERQVTYPLETALAGIPGLTTTRSLSRNGFSQVTAIFTDATDIYFARQQVAERMREASEDLPDGASPMLSPVTTGLGEVLMWTVDFTTFDPARLAKPGEAGWQAGEVYRTPEGNLLRTPEERATYLRTVQDWIIAPQMRSSPGLAGVDTVGGYVKEYGVHPDSARLAAHGLGLADLVTALQRSNVQAGAGFVQRAGEGLVVRADGLALTTEDLAQAPVATRNGVVVRVADVAEVELSRAPRLGAASRNGHEAVLGTALMIAGGNSRTVAQAAAARLEQVNTSLPADIVAAPVLDRSVLVNSTIKTVAKNLTEGALLVVVVLFLLLGNLRAATITALVIPLSFLFAVIGMNRFGISGNLMSLGALDFGILVDGAVIVVESTLLMLGQRRAELGRALTAMERLRVAADSAMKMARPAAFGQLIILLVFAPILTLEGVEGKTFHPMAATFMLALVGAFIFSFTFVPAMAALLVREPKVKDGDAHANDGEHETKLIRVLRARIEPVVRKAVAHPRTVLAGAVMMVVVGIGSFSLLGREFMPTLDEGNVAMQALRVPSTSLEQSLAMQLALEKAIAKQPEVETVFSRTGTAEAAIDPMPTNISDSVIVLKPRKDWPDPTLGKDALVARFETLAGQQLGNSFEFSQPIELRFNELISGVRTDLAVMIFGDDFSQLQKVADQVALKLRAVEGAADVRVEQISGLPTLNVAIDHVAAAQYGLTAADVSDALSTGIGGTAAGKIFEGDRRFNVVVRLDDASRNDPDQLASLPIATPSGLVIPLSSVARITVSEGPNQISRNNGSRRVVVQANVRGRDLGGFVGEAQAAVADVALPPGAYLTWGGQFENLQRAEKRLATVVPVVFLLIGSLLFMALRSGKEAILVFSCVPLALVGGILALLLRGMPFSVSAAVGFIAVSGVATLNGLVLMQAIRERLDAGDLPLQAAINGASSRIRAVLTTALVAIVGFIPMAIASGSGAEVQKPLATVVIGGLITATVLTLLVLPTFAARVAKPRAVG